TTATTCTCACTCgtgctcatgcatgcatgctgtcaTATGTACAGTGTACATTATCTCTGATGGATCCACACACGTACGTATACTTAATTAGCctacaatataattataattattaattcatCTACAATATAGATGCACGACCGATCGGTCGATGATCGTGCAAAGCTGCTACCTTTTGATCTTTGTCGTGTTCTCCTTGTTCTGCTAGCTACATGATCAATCAACTGTTTCGAAGATGTTCCAAGTCAAAAACTTCGagcatcagttttttttttgttaaaatgaTTGGATTAGATTTATGAGAACTTGTATCTGATTTTACttgaaacaaaaactaaaatttaaaaatacctAGATTTTAAAACAGATGGATTACTTTCGTGTAGTGTTAAAAGTATCATGCTCGTTTCTGATTATTTGTACTATATATGCACATCTCAAACTTTGCATTTTGTGCAAAAGCAgttcttgagatacttttctGGATCAACCCCTCAATTTTGTAGGAATTTATTTATACCTTTAAATAATTACCcccaaatatttgataattaATCAATCCATTAATTTAGCTATCTTCCAACGGGATACTACAGTTCTAATATAAAGATTAGAGGGGGAATAATTTAATCCTTGGATTGGTGGAGACACAGGGATGCATATGCATTAATTATGTCGAATTCCGAAATGTAAATATGCTGCACATATCCTTGTAATAGTTtgctttcccctctctcctgcAATATTGCAAGCTAGAGCTTCATGGAAACAGAGGAATAAAGATCACACCTTGCAGAATTAACCCCAAAGGATTTCAAAACACACGAATACCAGCTACCGGATGAAAAGGGAGGGAACGcacttcaaaattcaaatggagtcatcgttttgctttttcaggcaaaaaaagaaacgaaaacataatttataaataaaaattcatatacgCAAgactaaataaactatgataaaaagatCTAACTCTAaatgtaaagttaaaaattcaaattttagcttaaaaaacaGGAGTAGAACTGGCTGAAAAACTTGGCGCAAGAAACATTcaaatcgaaaaaaaaaaatcttcttcCAGCGTACATGGATCCACAAACTTCCAAACACATTAATTAATCCAACCAAATTACAGCTTGGGTCCATTAAAATTGATCCCGCTATTTCCACCTGGCGATCGACGCCCACAGCTCAGACGTAATAATCAGCCTAATTATGCTTTGCCGTTGACATTCCCCAGCTTAggtggtatatatatactagctagCCAGGTTCTCTCTTTTTGCCcggtgaattttttaaatataggtTGCAAATGCAAAAAGTTTcaaacttttcttttattctccTATATAAACTTAAACCTTTTTAACTCTTTGCAAGGACGCCCCTGTTTGGGAGTGGATTAGAACGCGTCACTGCCAAATGACACATGCTCTCTCGCTCTATCTTTTATTAAACAAGTTGTATTAGTGTGATAACGACAAGGTTAATGGTGCCCGGGCCGTCTTTTCACAAAGAAGAGATGATTATTTTACCTCTATCTTCCTTAATTTGTCTCTCGTCCACAATATTAGTAACATACTCTCTGCGAAGTATAAGGAATTATGCATATTTGCGCTCAACCATGTATGTACAATAATACTAGCAAAAAAAGTCATTTATAGAATTGATTTGAAATACAACtcggaattaaaaataaagagataTACAAAAAATAgtacatgtgtaaatacaatttagaaaaattattcaaaaCTTAGGattaaaacattaaaaataattagtattgAGTTAATAGTCTATCTATAAGTGCAGTTTGGAAACATTCCAgtcaaaataagtaatattaagACAAAGagtgaaaatataaatacaatttgaaagTATCTACAttttaaattaagtattaaatattatatagaaaatagtttaaGTACAAATACAGTTTAGGATGCAAGTATGAATACAAATTGGAATTCATTCAAAAAGAGATGGATAGTTTTGAGTGGAATCTCAATCGAAATCTAGACCGTTCCATGATCTACATACATATATGgtatttattcataatttagatTCCACCTAGCTATATTTAGAAGAAAGAATTAAATGAGATAGTTGTCACTCAtggtagaaaaataaaagaagaaagaaggtAAGAAACAGGGGTGgcaagggggggggggggggtggaaGGACTCATAAATGGCAGGCATAAATGCATTCCAAACAGGCTCCCTTCACCCCTCTATAAAAGCACCCCTTCCTCCTGCAGCCCTTCACACATCAACAGCATCAAACAATAGTTCTtccatctctctccctctctagGGGTAGATGTAGATTTCATGGCTCTTTTGATCCACAGTCTTTCCAGTCTTTCAGTATATGCATagtttagtttcttttttgtgaCAGTATGTGTTTCTGAAGCTGGTTTTTCTATGTACTTTTGATACTGCAATCCTGTCTTTGTTGATGCTAAGCTGTCATGGTGTTTCAGATCTCTCTTGCTCGATCTGTACTTCGTTTCTTGGTTCGTTGTTCTTGACTGAATCAATCTCTGGTTGCGTTTTGGTTCTGAAGTGGAGCTCCTTTTCACTCCAATGAAAGGTTCATCTGAAGGGTGGCACAGCTGCTTGTTCATGGTTCCCACTATCCTATCTCAtcatcaggaaaaaaaaaaggagtgtTTCATGTGTGTGATATTTGAGGCTTTTGAGATAGGCTTGTGGTTTGCATGACCAAGGAGCTGCATCATCCCCTTGCTGACCACTCTTTGGATTGAAGGGAGCTCTGCATCTTGATCCCATATGTCACTGCTGATAGATTGCATATTTGCTCCATGTTTTATGCTGGATTTATTCTCCTTGTTTCCCCATGTTTCAGATCTGACGATATTGATCCATATTTCATAATGCTTGTGCTTCAGCAGGAGCAAGCAATATGTGAACATATCTGCAGCAGCGTTTTGATTGTCACCTGCTGGCTGCTGTAGTTATCTGTCCGGCCacttattatattttactcctgaagtttatttctttctagtatatatgtattgttttatTCAATCTAAAGTATAATCTGCCTAGCTAATCAAAGATTCAGGCTGGTGCTTTTATCAGTGCGTTGAATGGTACTTTTCTGCTGGCTTTATTCCTTTGTTTGGTGAGATGTTATGTCACTGTTGGGTTATTCCTTCACTGTTTGTACTAGAGTGTTGCACATCTGCTTGTGGGGACTCGATGTTATAGATCTTGCTTTCGTCTTCTTATTGCACACACCTTGATCTCTAGCTCCCTATCTGTATCTATAGATCTACTTACATTGCTCACCTAAATTGTGgccaatatttttcttctttttctcacCTGTCTGAAGATAAGATTTGCATCAGATATGATATACTAACCTCATGCTTGGATCTACAGTAGATGCTGTCGAGTGTCTCGTTACTTGCTTCAATTCGTCGTCAGTCATCACATGTTCTTctgtttatgtatatgtatactgGAGTATTATATACTGGTATCTGACAGTATATGTAGATGTACCGTAGTTATTAGCCTTGTTGGCAACCGTGCGTCATGTGCTCATGTTTATCGTTCTTCGTCCGAAGAGATGTGTTTTTTTGCTGTTAATTAATGATTCTTACACAGTAATTATGCTTGTCTTGTTGTAGCATTACTGACATGTGATGATGTCGAATATTTGGAAGGGGAGAAATACGGGAGGCACTTGCATGGAAAGCTTCGCGTCGTCGCAGGTGGCCGGCAAATTAAAGGAGAAGAGAATGaactttcttaattaattcaaagaAGGGAGGAGTGTTGTCTAGTTTTTTCTCCATGTTGGATCCATAATGAAGAGAACATTATTCAAAGAAGTGTTATTAGATCTCAAATGTAAGAGATTTGTAAACCATTAATTACTGTAACTGAACTAATTTACCTGATGAATTCTCTGGAAGATGCTCTGCTCTCAACTTTGTATTTTACTTTACCCTGGTGTTGTAATGCATGTGTAGCTAATTAGGTTCCTCGTGGTTATCTGTCTGATTTGCATTCAATCTCCGTTGAAATTTGGTGAAGTTGGATATACACCGTTAGCaatcttttctcttattatACAGGCAAGTCtcaatttgaaatttatacttaaatttgatgttgattttaaattttttttgtcataatttattttctagttttgcaattttttcgctaagaacacattattttttgctcCCGGACAATCAACCCCCTCAGAGATGGATCCAACATGAGACGAGGGCTCGAGCCCTCACTACCCCCTTAAGCTATTGGAGCCCTCATGAAAATCCTTCTAAGATTTTATAGCAAAGATTAATAGAAAGAGAGACTGAAACTCTATCTAAAGTTATTCAGAGCTCTCTAATCTCGTTGGCTAGATCCGCCACTGAACTCCTAGCAAGTAAATAAGAGAGGAACGTGCATTTTGTCCGGTTCCATCTGTGGCTAGCGTAGTAAAAACGGGAGTGAGAAAAACGTACGTGCATGCGTACCGTTGATGCTTGTGCATGCGCCGCCGAGctgtcaccggcggcgagccggcacGGTCGACGGTGATCGCTCGAGGCGGCGGTGTTAGGGTTAGGGTATATACTCCATGATGCAACTCGTTTGTGGGCCGGCTGCGTCTTCGATCGTTTTTATGGGCCTCCATTGCGAGCCGGCCCGGTTATTATAATGGTGAGCTGCATTTCATGTCTTTTCACTACACTTTtgcatcattttattttagactTTATTTCTCATCTCATGATCGCTCCACGGGAAAATTTTAAGATACTCAGATCCAAACATGCACTAACAAAAAATGAGAGAAGAAACATGCATGACCATTTGGCCCAAGTCCTGCCATGCTAGCTCACTTGAACATTATGTTATATTACAGAATTGCTCAATGCTCATATACTAATAGTCTTTTTTTATCCTGTAATAATTAAGatgataaacaaaataaaaaacactatctactactactagtctttattagataaaaaataaaaaaataaaatgagtagTAGTAGAAATGAAGAACAATTAATTAGTTGGCGAGGAGAGCCTGGGAGGCATGGAGGAGGTggaagaggaggagcaagGCGGAGGCCGGGACgctcaccgccaccgccgccacgatcccgacgccgacgcccgGGCGGGACCTCATCAGGAACGCCTGCACGGCGCCCACCGCCGCGCACACGTCGGCGTCGTACCTCCCGTACCACTCCTTCTCCCACGCCGCCCACTCCGCCGGTGGCTCCCACCCGCGCTCCGCCGCCCTCATCTCGTGGATCCTCCGCCGCAGCACCACCATCCCCTCGTCCACCGCgccccctccaccgccgcccgagAACTCCGCGCCGTCTCGCCGGGACGGCCTCGCCCACGCCGGCCTCCTCAGTGTCGTCCTGGTTCGACGCCGGCATGGCAGCGCTGGTCCGGCACGGcggaccacggcggccgggaacTCGCAGCTCGCAAGttgcatttttcttcttcttcttgggaTTCCAAGAATACGAATTCAGTGATTCTGATTCAGACAACGCAATTCACGAGAGAATCAGGATCAGAATTCGCGAATTAGTCGAGGAGGAATGAATGAGATTGAAGAGATGGATTGATTTGGAGCTTGTGCTGGTtgggtttatatatatatagtgcgtccttgttggaaaaaaatgtaagaaaaaaaaggggcaAAATTAAGGTACGCGTGGCAGGAACGTTCCATGGATGATTCCGTGTGATTCCCTtcaattttgcaatttttttttattacaaagtCCAAGCATTGTGGCATTCAGGATTTCAGGATAGTCTTGGGTCAAtatacacaaataaaataacacagttttttttaacataaagGAGACTTCTTCTAGATATGCATATAATAACAGGCTCCATATGATCATGTCGTCCCaaagttattttaattctTCTGTTCTAAATTATCAATAGAAGCCACCTTTAAAAATGACAGGCATAATTGTTTCATTTACGTATAtacgttttatattttaggatggagataGAGGGAgtccctctttttcttttcgatCTCCTTGTTATTTAGAACTCCGATTTGCTCCtgcattttataattatatatacgaGAAAATGATAGTATAGAATTTTATGAAAGATCTATTAAGGAGCCATTCTTACATAGCCACTTTCAGATTCATTTTATACACTAAATATTAATACCATGCAGGTAATAGCTAATTATTTGATGTTCGACTACAATTGTTATTTTTGAAGATGCACGCACATATAAACGTGAGTGTTTCTCCATCGGAAATGCTCAAGCTCAAGAGACCAACGGTAAATCAATAACATAAACTAAATTCCTGCTCCTTGATCCCATCAAATCTCTATTATAAACGTACTTACGTAtactagaatttaaattcGGATAAGTAGAGCCATGTAGAATCCATCATTTACACATATGAAAATGAGCGTATATAGGTTGTGTTTGGTATGGCTCATATATACTAAATTTACAGTTTGTAAGCTAAATTAaagtgatttaaaattttaaatttaataaaaatgtaaatataatttattcatatgttATTTATGTATGATCCAATTTCATGGATTTATGCCGCTATTAAAACtacccattttcaaaaaattctcgGACAAGCAGTTGTACCAAAAATAGGGTCATGACAGAAACATAGAGCTAGTTGTGAAAATGGCGTAGCTAGATTTATAGACtcaaaaaacttaaatattaGGGAAGGAactaatatcaattaaataggtaGAAGTGAGAATTCGAGCATAGGCCGACCAGTCCACCGAAGCTAGTCAGAAGACCCCTAAGTGTTTCTCGtacattttttagattcatatttttcttttcttttataagcataagcgaaacaaTTCAAcgattaaaacttttacataagtatttttagcgatataaaagcaaatggtagaaaacaaactacgataaaaaaacaaaaataactctagattcaaaatttaacaatttaaattatgatttataggtataagtataaataaaaatatggcgGCTGGTACATAGGAAATTAAGTGCGACACAGTTGGATTGGACGATGTGACGCCGGCCGGATATACGCGTTGAGAGAAAGAGATCGAAATTCGTTGGAAATTGCTGTATCGTGCTGTGCTTTTGTGTGTACGCATATATGCAGCGCTGTTGCTATTCATCAATTAGAGTGGCGGATAAGTTGGCGTCGTAAGCCCGCGTTCGGCGTGCGAGATGAGGTTCAGTTACGCGGCACCgaaaaaatactaatatattaatacataattaatgaattatgaattataaaaaatatataatagcttaatatgatttttaagcaactatcatataaaaaatttttaaaaaattcaccgTATAACTATTTAGAAAGCGTGTACACGAAAAACAAGATAGATTGAATGtataaagaaaaggaaaaggggcaGCCAAACTTAGCCTAAGTCGTAAGCATTACCCTCTTCATATTTTATCGGATAGACATTGTCGttatagtatatatttgattatttgtatAGTTTAAACATTTCTATGCAAATATGTGaagatataaattataattagaatatatttaattataataaaataataataataatgtaaattttttaaaaataagacaaatgat
This is a stretch of genomic DNA from Oryza brachyantha chromosome 1, ObraRS2, whole genome shotgun sequence. It encodes these proteins:
- the LOC121053239 gene encoding uncharacterized protein LOC121053239; the encoded protein is MQLASCEFPAAVVRRAGPALPCRRRTRTTLRRPAWARPSRRDGAEFSGGGGGGAVDEGMVVLRRRIHEMRAAERGWEPPAEWAAWEKEWYGRYDADVCAAVGAVQAFLMRSRPGVGVGIVAAVAVSVPASALLLLFHLLHASQALLAN